From Alligator mississippiensis isolate rAllMis1 chromosome 1, rAllMis1, whole genome shotgun sequence:
TTTATGTCAAGCGCCCCCACTGCAATTATTAAGCACcgggacactgatcccctggacaaaCCACCCGCAGCTGtatcctgctccctgcactggccccgggtcccattcaccaccctggctgggcagagaccccagcccctgcccctgctcctgccccactccctcctgactgtgggggcctcagtctgcccccacccccccatgcctcttctctcccccatgccccttcccctccacaggcttacctgcagggagctgctccccacgctgcccacctgtgctcctgtaaatCGGTTATCGAATCGATATCAGCCGATATGGCGGGTTAATAGTGGGCTATGTGTATCGACAAAGAAGATCTTCACTGGTGCGCCCCTCGCTAACACTGATCCCGTGGTGGCAGTGTTAGGAAAACCTGCCTTGAAAACTTCCTTATTGGGATCTGATGAATGGAGTGAATTTAAACCTGCTCTATGTGAAGCTGTAGAGATGGGTCATATCGACTTCTTGTAAGAGTGAATGTAGGACGTGGTTGATTAAAATATTCTTGACTACTGTTAAATATGTCTTAATGCTTTAGGaggcagatgcatgacgaatagatccaaagaggtgatacttcccctctatcgggcgctggtcagaccgcagttggagtactgcgtgcaattctgggcaccgcacttcaagagggatgtggataacctggagagggtccagagaagggccactcgtatggttaagggcttgcaggccaagccttatgagaagagactagaaaatctggaccttttcagcctccgcaggagaagtttgagaggcaaccttgtggctgcctataagttcatcatgggggcacagaagggaattggtgaggttttattcaccaaggcgcccccgggggttacaagaaacaatggccacaagctagcagagagcagatttagcctggacattaggaagaacttcttcacagttcgagtggccaccgtctggaacgggctcccaagggaggtggtgctctcccccaccctgggggtcttcaagaggaggttagatgagtatctggctggggtcatctagacccagcactctttcctgcttatgcagggggtcggacttgatgatctattgaggtcccttgcgacccgaacatctatgaatctatgaatagtttACTGTTTTCTGCCCCACTCGGAGGCTTGGGGGGCATGTCTTTACGCTGTGATCTGTTTTCTGGACTGCTGTAAAGGCCCAGAGAAACAAACACCTGAGCATAAAATAGCAGATCCCCTCGGCTCTGAGCCTTTATAACAACAGGCAGTAGGCGCGCGTCCCTTGGACTAGGTCTCTTGTTCGCAGGAGGCTCCTGTGCGAGGACCGAGTGGATCTCCGGCTGGTTGGAAACGTTTACCCAAGCAGCAGCTTTTGGTGGTGATGGTAGGTGGAGGACTGCCCACCTCTCCAGCTAGTCTGGCATGACAGACCAGTCCAGTGCCAAGCACGTCACGTCTGCCTGTTGAAAGGCAGAAAGTAGCCCGTGCAGGTGGAGGGGTGCCTTCAGTGCTGGAGCCTGGGCCGCAAGTAAGATACGTCTTACCAGTGTCACATATCCCTCACACCCAGGAGTTTCAGCCACACGCCACCCTCCTCTCTTCCTGCGTCTCCggccctggcagatgtgcagTTGAAGGCACGAGGGGGTCGGACACATGATCCCCACCACTGCGCTTCCTGGCAGGACGTGTGATCCTGGGACTGAACAGCAGACCCCGCCATACTATACTGCCAGCACGAGGGGAGCCCACGCTCgatctgatcccaggctcctcctgctccgGCCAGCAGCAAGCTCCCAGGACGGGGAGCCTCAGCAGCcgacggggctcccagctgccgggCACAGCGGGGCCCTTGACTCCAGCGGGCCCGGCacggggagcagcaggcagctgatcAGGCTCTCGGCCGGGGGGGACGGGAGTGTCAAGGACTCCCAAGGGCTCTGGAAGCTGGGAGCCCcggtcagcctggccacacattcagtcaATGGTGTGCTGGAGACAGCTCTAGAACTACTACACATCCCTTGTGTAATGACTttgtggcctattcctgctttcaTCACGCCATTCGCTGCATGAACGGATCGGGCAAGTCTTTACAAGACATCATTAACTGGTTATTCATGTCTGAAGTGTAAAGCATGCCCGGCACCTCTTAGGGGAAGTTGCGTACAACTGTAACcgctgctgctggatttgagcagggctcaggatccctgcagaggcagagcgggcaagtttgcagaaagttgttgcttgcaagagcacACGCATGTTTTTGCTCGGGTCCtgaggcaggacagggcagggagctccggCAGGGGGACTCAGCCAGGCTCCAAGAAGGGAAGGCGCCAGGACCACGGCACGTGGGGAGGAtccaccctgcagcctgcctgtgagATCTCACCCATGTGGAGCAGGGAAGAGCTGCTCTCGCCCAGGAGgcgctggcagagagcaggactttgtgcagcagcaccagccatggctcCTGTGTTGGCAGTGTGACGGAGAGCGGATGTCTTGTTCTCCCACGTGCTCCTGCTGAACGTCACTGCAGTGCAAGGTTGACActggggagttgtactgagggtgcCTGTGATTCAACTGGGACGGCGGTTTTCAGTGCGTTGATACCTGCCTTCGACAATTCGATTGCCGATATCCAGTAGTGGGGCTgaggaaaaccaaggctgtggctgccccagtcccgctgtgtgcccagggctggtgggactggctgcatgtgccacgGCTCGGACTGCCCCCGTCCGCGGGCTGGAAGAATCGCGCTGTGCGCCAGATCCAGGCCAGAGGCTGCGTTTTGCCCAGCTGTGAAAGCACAGGGaagagcaagggagagggaagtgCAAGGACACAGCAGAGCCAAGCCACGCCGGGACTGGCAAAAGAGCTGGCGCTGCAAGAAGCACGAGCCGGAGCTTCTGCCAAGACTCAGGCCAGGATTGCTGGATTCAGAGTCCACAGTGCTGGGCATTGCACCACGCTCCCTGCATCgggggctcccccagcctctgtgcaGGACCTTGCCAGCCAGAcgccacctgcccagggcagcctggccccaagatCCCCTGAGTGTCTGTGGGGAAGAGCTCCCGAGGCTGGCGGGGCAGTCTGACTCCCATCCACTGCTCCAGGGGGCACGGCTTCAGGAAGAGGTCCTCTGGCCATCCACCcacggggaggaaaggggcaagcgaggagctgcttcccctcccctcgagcgggggctggagcagcagcagccgtcTCCACAAGCCCCGGCTTTCCTTGGTGGTTCAGGGAGGAGCAAACCCGTGTTTCAAGCACTTGTCCTGGGtctggtccctgccccatgctggtcctctccctcttcctggtCTCTGGTGCCATTGCTTCCCTTCCCTAGCCACGAAGGTCATGAATGCCCAGGAAAGCACCCGGGAAGAATGAGATCTACAAGCCGGCGCCCAGGACGAGTGAGGAGCCCTCCAAGGATGTGCAGACTGCTCTCATAGTCTCTAGCTCCCACAGCCTCTCTTCCGAGGACTTGCTCTCCAaggccttccctccccacctctggcccGTCTCGAACTCCCCCGTGTCTGTTTAAAACACGgagcccagactgctcccaggAGTCCAGACCAGGCCGcgctggggctgagcagcggtGCAGGATCTCCTCCGGCACGGCGGCCCTCTTGCTTGATGTCTTGTTCCTTTTGCTCCCACGTCCCACACGGAAGACCCCTCGTCCCTGTAGTGATCTACCAAGACAGCCCATCGTTTTCCCTCGTGCAGGCACACCACCCACTCGACCACTTCATACCTGTGTGCTCCATTGCTTTTCTCCGAGTGAAGCCCCTTGCTGACCCGCTTTTCTATTGCTGTAGCGCAGCGGTGGGGGACGTCCGGCCCACGGGCTGGGTCCGGTCAGCCGGGGACTCCCTTTCCCAGCCCCCGTGCCTGCACGGCTCGTGCCGCTCTCCAAGGAGACCCCGCCTCAGCCACGCCGCCAGCACGCGGCAGAGCagcgcaggggctgctccagaggtGCTGGGCACGGGGGACGGGCGGCTTGCTCCGGAGCCAGCGCAGAGCCATGGTCTGTAGCCTGCACGCTCCGGGCAGGGCACGTGATTAGTTGTGAGCTCAGCAACGACACTGTTCACTCCGGtgttgaactaacagttatttattatgTCCAGTCCTTGTGCGTGAGAGGAACCAAATGCCCACCGGCTCCTCGTGGCAGTGAAAATGGAGTCACCAGTGCCacaaaactgccacaagcaacTAAACCCTGCAATGCTGACCACGGGGGCCTTGGCCTGGAAGGGGCAGTGCAAgcaaacacaataagacacaacagcaCGCACGCaggggatcgtggctctgccccggctccagcaggctgcccctgctagggatgctgcccccacaccctgccacccaaGCACCCCTGTCCCCAGGGCACTGAGCCGTCATGTACGTGCACGGGGTCTGGGTCCGCCTGTGCAGTCCAACCGCACGTGTGGTCCTAGATGTGGTGTGGGGCCCTGGACTCGCGCACCAGAAAGCTTGAGCACCGCTGGGCTCAGACTCGGAGACGCATCAGCTTTCACGAGCACACGCTCACCTCCTCACACGCTATGGCAGAAGGTGCAGAGAGCAAAGGACAGGgcgtggagggaggggaggagtggagaGGCGGGAGGATAGTGCTGAGAGAGGAAAGCAAAGTCCCAAGTGACAAACCACGGGGACAGCAGGGATCTGTACATGAAGGACGCGAGCTTGGAGCCGGTCCCTCCCAGGCTGTGCGCGTGGGGACTGGGACATGAAGCAGGTGCTgtgatggagaccccagccctgtccccaccccggGGGCACCGAGGGGTGGCAGTCGGGGTGCGGGGAGGGGACAGTCTGTGCCCCCCGCGggtcatggcagggacagggattccctcagggctgggctgggaccgggcacagggtcaggggagccGCGTTGGTGCCCCCAGCATTGGCACCAGGACTGAAGTAAGGGCGCAGGGTCCCGGAGAAggtgtcagtgaaagtgaagagatgggacctgtCGGTCACGTTGTAAAATGAGACCTCGCCCCCCTCGTAGTCTAGGAAAACCCCCACCCGCCTGGGCCGTACGCACACGGGGAGGGGGGTCATGGGGGAGGTGAGAGCCTTGTATCCCCCGTCCTGTAGCCACACGACCCAGTATCCATCGCCAGGCGATCGTTTGACCTTCCCCTTCCTGcgcacagactccctgcacacgCCCAGGGTCCAGCGCgtcttgtctcccacctccacctcccagtagcgCCTCCCGCCCGTGATCCCCTCCGAGCCCAGGACACAGACACAAGGGTCAAATCTCTCGGGGGTGTCGGGCAGATCCTGTCGGGTGTCTCCGAGTCTCACACATTTCGGATCCTCAGACAGGACGAGTTTGGGATGAGCCGTCCCTGGGTCCAGAGTCATGTCCACTGGGGAGAGAGTCACGGGtcagggccggggcaggcggtCCCCGCGATCACGGGGAATTCCCTGCGTCCCAGGACTCGCGGGTTGGTCCCTGCTGGGAAAGCACCGTCGCCCCACGGGGAAATGGGGGAACAGGAAATGGGGGGACACGAAATGGGGGAACAGGAAAGCGGGACTTCCCAGAGGGATTTTTCCACTGTTGTGAGCTGCAcaactcccctacagccatgcccaggcCCCCCAGCATATAAAGTGCTGGCAGGGACTGGCTCACATCCCCAGGGAGCGTGTGTGCTttcaaccccaccccccaccccgcagcccctgctcactctcaacaaccaggcaggatcagggcaggctgggggatcCCTGCAGGGTGAGAGATCTCGCACCCTGATCTGGGTGCAGACTGGCCCAGTGCGGGCACTCCCCATGGTCAGTCTGGTCCAGGCTCATCTGACCCACAAGGGATGGGGACAGGCTGGGATTGTTCATGCAAGTCACCCGTTGGGAGGACAAGGTCCAATGGGGACAAGGTAGTTGAGAAAAAATTAgggtagacatcaggaaaaaatttgATTCCGTAAAAGTAAGTACAATGTGgagcacacttccagcagaggcagTACACTTGCCATCCCTGGAGgcgttcaagaggaggctggacaaggaCATCTtggagctcatttgagcccagttgcctcctgcccatgacaggggactggacttggtgatcttattggtcccttccggtccttctttctatgactGTGAC
This genomic window contains:
- the LOC132248812 gene encoding E3 ubiquitin-protein ligase TRIM39-like, whose amino-acid sequence is MERALAMESKEKDSTAAWKNKVKRRRERIKSECKKLRRFVSEEEQRLLQRLKEEESETLRSLKANVAQLSRQSSSLRTLISEIKEKSRQTPAELLKDVKRTLDRSKNVKLQETKAVSTELKTPCSIPGMVEMLRKFTVDMTLDPGTAHPKLVLSEDPKCVRLGDTRQDLPDTPERFDPCVCVLGSEGITGGRRYWEVEVGDKTRWTLGVCRESVRRKGKVKRSPGDGYWVVWLQDGGYKALTSPMTPLPVCVRPRRVGVFLDYEGGEVSFYNVTDRSHLFTFTDTFSGTLRPYFSPGANAGGTNAAPLTLCPVPAQP